A window of Lodderomyces elongisporus chromosome 8, complete sequence genomic DNA:
ttgttttcaatcatGTAGTTTCTTCATAGAATTGAGGtgtttgttgcaaaatacggaaaagaaaaatcaaagacaaaaaaaaagaggacgAGAGAAGAGAGCTAGCGAGagcgagagagagagagagagagagagagacaaaaaaaaaatatgttaaaaaaaattagtttGTGCTCTTTTAAGAAAGATTTCTAGATGCCCTTCTCATCTCAAGTTTAAATCTGAAAGATATAGAGCAACAAATAGTTGCCTTATCCTATTTTCTAAAACAACACTAAATGTCTTTGAAATCCACCAAAACAACCGCTGCGTCAGAGACGTATTTAGATGACGAGACTACATGGGATTCGTTAAATTTGGATCCCAGGCTTTTACAAGCCATCGATAAGCTAGGTTTTGAAAATCCCACGTTGATCCAAAGCAGTGCTATACCATTGGCCTTGGAGGAAAAACGAGATATTATTGCAAAAGCATCAACTGGATCAGGTAAAACTGCAGCATATGCTATTCCGATAATACAAAACATTATGGTACAGGGGAGCCAACTGGGGACCCAATCAGTGGTTCTTGTACCCACGAGAGAATTGTCTAATCAAGTATACCAATTTATGGAACAGCTCATTAAattcagcaacaacaagattGGCATTTTGAACTTATCATCAAACTATAGTGACCAGGTCTTAAAGTCATTGTTGATCAACAAGCCAGAAATTATTATCTCCACACCAAGTAAATTAATACAGACATTGGAAGCACACGAAGGAAAAGATATAATCGATTTGAGCACAGTGAAAAACCTTACCATCGATGAAGTTGATTTGATATTGAGTTTTGGGTACAAAGatgatttgcaaaaattggAGTCGTATTTGCCAGTAAAGAAGAATTTGCAAACATTTTTGATGTCAGCTACGGTGAATGATGATTTAAATGAACTCAAGGCTAAATTTTGCACAAAGCCAGCGATTCTCAAGTTGGATGATGACcagagcaacaacaacaaacttgTCCAATTCTATGCCAAAACCACCGAGTTTGACAAATTCTTGTTGAGTTATGTGATTTTtaaattgaatttgatCAAGGGAAAgacaattgtttttgtcaaTAATATCGATAGAGGATACAGACTTAAACTATTTTTGGAGCAATTTGGTATCAGATGTTGTATATTGAATAGCGAGTTGCCTATAAACTCGCGATTGCATATTGTTGAAGAGTTTAACAAGAATGTTTACCATCTTTTGATTGCAACTGACGACATTTCagtggaaaaagaagaagttgacGAAGTTGACGAAGGTGAAGAGGAGCACGAGGAtgctgctgatgctgatgaaaagaaacaacaaaacaacaacaacaacaacaataaccataacaataacaataaagaaCACAAAGAAGTTctgaaaaagaatgaaaagaataaaaaacatTCCAGCAAAAAGGATAAGGAGTATGGTGTTTCGCGTGGTGTCGATTTC
This region includes:
- the DBP9 gene encoding ATP-dependent DNA/RNA helicase — translated: MSLKSTKTTAASETYLDDETTWDSLNLDPRLLQAIDKLGFENPTLIQSSAIPLALEEKRDIIAKASTGSGKTAAYAIPIIQNIMVQGSQSGTQSVVLVPTRELSNQVYQFMEQLIKFSNNKIGILNLSSNYSDQVLKSLLINKPEIIISTPSKLIQTLEAHEGKDIIDLSTVKNLTIDEVDLILSFGYKDDLQKLESYLPVKKNLQTFLMSATVNDDLNELKAKFCTKPAILKLDDDQSNNNKLVQFYAKTTEFDKFLLSYVIFKLNLIKGKTIVFVNNIDRGYRLKLFLEQFGIRCCILNSELPINSRLHIVEEFNKNVYHLLIATDDISVEKEEVDEVDEGEEEHEDAADADEKKQQNNNNNNNNHNNNNKEHKEVSKKNEKNKKHSSKKDKEYGVSRGVDFRNVACVLNFDLPTTSKSYVHRVGRTARAGKSGMALSFVIPEKEVGKHKTASLRSAKKDEKVLNRIVKQQQKNGFEIKPYQFDMKQVEGFRYRADDAFRAVTQTAIREARVKELKNELINSEKLKRFFQENPRDLASLRHDKELHPARVQAHLKRTPQYLLPESARSDVKNLGFIPFHKNKVGKYRKKSKGTKKRDPLKSFKK